In the Hordeum vulgare subsp. vulgare chromosome 7H, MorexV3_pseudomolecules_assembly, whole genome shotgun sequence genome, one interval contains:
- the LOC123407498 gene encoding F-box protein At5g06550, with protein sequence MPSAFHSLRPSLIKRKHKRKSTRRGGKRPKKTSESTNLAAGGGDASFDLKSSASASTASGCGVGGSLVQPLGNLLLAAAGRANLRDAGLGGLRQLPDDLLLDVLGLLPARDLAALSAASKALYVISSHDPLWRAIVLDELGGDFAFAGSWRATYIAAVSGGAHRPPRALEISGFYSDYLFQSWLCANMEMRAEWLERDTIDRRRGLSVERFIAEHEEPNWPVLLEGCLESWPALQKWTREYLLEVSAGKEFAVGPVSMPLDRYFLYSDNAEEERPLYLFDSKFADKVPEMGSDYEVPVYFQEDLFKVLGEERPDYRWVIIGPAGSGSSFHVDPNSTSAWNAVIKGAKKWVMFPPEVPPPGVHPSSDGAEVTSPVSIMEWFMNFYGACRTWEKRPIECVCRAGEIVFVPNGWWHLVINLEESIAITQNYVSRRNLLNVLDFLKRPNASELVSGTKDRVNLHDKFRNAIDTAYPGTISQLEVEAQQKAAARKKKVAFWDSAVDANTGGFKFSF encoded by the exons ATGCCCAGCGCTTTCCACTCCCTCCGCCCATCTctcatcaagcggaagcacaagCGCAAATCCACGCGCCGCGGCGGGAAGCGCCCCAAGAAGACCAGTGAATCGACGAACCTCGCCGCCGGAGGCGGAGACGCCTCCTTTGACCTGAAGAGCTCCGCTTCCGCGTCGACCGCGTCTGGGTGCGGCGTAGGAGGCAGCCTCGTCCAGCCGCTAGGGaacctcctcctcgccgccgccgggcgCGCCAACCTCCGGGACGCGGGCCTCGGCGGGCTTCGCCAGCTCCCCGACGACCTCCTCCTCGACGTCCTCGGCCTCCTGCCTGCCCGCGACCTCGCCGCGCTCTCGGCTGCCTCGAAGGCCCTCTAcgtcatctcctcccacgacccgCTCTGGCGGGCCATCGTcctcgacgagctcggcggcgactTCGCGTTCGCCGGTTCGTGGCGCGCCACCTACATCGCCGCCGTGTCTGGCGGCGCCCATCGCCCTCCGCGCGCCCTTGAGATCAGTGGCTTCTACTCTGACTACCTCTTCCAGAGCTGGCTATGTGCCAACATGGAGATGCGGGCCGAGTGGCTGGAGCGGGACACCATTGACCGCCGCCGCGGCTTATCTGTGGAGAGATTCATCGCAGAGCACGAGGAGCCGAACTGGCCGGTGCTGCTTGAGGGGTGCCTTGAGTCCTGGCCGGCGTTGCAGAAATGGACGAGGGAGTATCTGCTCGAAGTCTCAGCTGGCAAGGAGTTTGCCGTCGGTCCGGTGAGCATGCCATTGGATAGGTACTTCCTGTACTCCGACAACGCGGAGGAGGAGAGGCCATTGTACCTATTTGACTCCAAATTTGCCGACAAGGTTCCGGAGATGGGGAGTGACTATGAGGTGCCGGTGTACTTCCAGGAGGACCTGTTCAAGGTGCTTGGAGAAGAGAGGCCGGATTATAGGTGGGTTATCATTGGTCCAGCTGGATCAGGGTCATCGTTCCATGTTGATCCTAACTCGACGTCGGCGTGGAATGCTGTGATCAAGGGGGCTAAGAAGTGGGTGATGTTCCcaccggaggtgccgccaccaggcGTCCACCCAAGTTCGGATGGGGCAGAGGTCACTAGTCCTGTTTCTATCATGGAGTGGTTCATGAACTTCTACGGAGCCTGTAGGACCTGGGAGAAGAGGCCAATTGAGTGTGTATGTCGGGCTGGGGAGATTGTATTTGtgcctaatggatggtggcatttGGTTATCAATCTTGAGGAGTCCATTGCCATCACTCAGAACTATGTGAGCAG GAGGAACCTGTTGAATGTTCTTGACTTTCTCAAGAGGCCCAATGCAAGTGAACTTGTGTCAGGGACCAAGGACAGGGTGAACCTGCACGACAAGTTCCGGAACGCCATCGACACAGCTTACCCCGGGACGATTAGTCAGCTTGAAGTTGAAGCTCAGCAGAAGGCTGCTGCACGGAAGAAGAAAGTCGCATTCTGGGATTCTGCTGTCGACGCTAACACTGGAGGATTCAAATTCTCCTTCTGA
- the LOC123407499 gene encoding remorin 4.1-like, which translates to MSSSDPIDHMSVSERLQRLATPSAPAEDDVDVDGDGDGATFRDIHPSPAPAPLRQPSWDVASQRSLSSYSDEQFMASMGREFNAMVDAGGGPPTDPCPGPGDSGAANNDLQLARIGEHEPVPETNPLAIVADAGRPLPLPAGPSSSCAPAAEVVEVRQVKKDEAEAKVAAWQAEEVAKINNKFKREEVVINGWENQQIHTATTYLSKIERKLEEERAKATEKAQNEVARARRKAEEKRASAEAARGTKTARVMELANFMKAVGRVPTKRSFFSFSSSS; encoded by the exons ATGAGCAGCTCCGACCCGATCGACCACATGTCGGTGAGCGAACGTCTGCAGCGGCTGGCGACGCCGTCGGCCCCGGCGGAGGACGACGTGGACGTGGACGGCGATGGCGACGGTGCGACTTTCCGGGACATCCACCCGTCCCCGGCGCCGGCGCCGCTGCGGCAGCCCTCCTGGGACGTGGCGAGCCAGCGCTCGCTGTCGTCCTACTCCGACGAGCAGTTCATGGCCAGCATGGGCCGCGAGTTCAACGCCATGGTGGACGCGGGGGGCGGACCGCCAACCGACCCTTGCCCCGGTCCCGGGGACTCCGGCGCCGCGAACAACGACCTGCAGCTGGCGCGGATCGGGGAGCACGAGCCCGTGCCGGAGACGAACCCGCTGGCCATCGTGGCGGACGCCGGGCGCCCGCTGCCGCTGCCAGCGGGGCCGTCGTCGTCGTGCGCCCCGGCGGCGGAGGTGGTGGAGGTGCGGCAGGTGAAGaaggacgaggcggaggcgaaggTGGCGGCGTGGCAggcggaggaggtggccaagatCAACAACAAGTTCAAGCGGGAGGAGGTGGTCATCAACGGGTGGGAGAACCAGCAGATCCACACGGCCACCACCTACCTGAGCAAGATCGAG AGGaagctggaggaggagcgcgccaaGGCGACGGAGAAGGCGCAGAACGAGGTGGCGCGGGCGCGGCGGAAGGCGGAGGAGAAGCGGGCGTCGGCGGAGGCGGCGCGCGGGACCAAGACGGCCAGGGTCATGGAGCTCGCCAACTTCATGAAGGCCGTCGGCAGGGTGCCCACCAAgcgctccttcttctctttctcctcctcctcctaa